ACAGATATTTTTCTAAAACATCTACTTCAACTTCTAGCAATTCTTGTTGCTGTAACAAATAATTTACCCAATTAAACTGTCCTTTTTGGAGATCTTTCTTAAAATCTTGCAAGTCATCATTGAGCTGAAAAGCTACCGAAAAATAATAATGCGACTGTAATAATTGTTGGTAAAGTGATTCATCTTTTTCTTTATTTAAACTAAACAAACAATCTATGGCAACTTTACCGAAGGCTGCTTTTTTATCAGCTAAAATTTCATATTCATACAGTCTTACAACCTTTTTTTTATTCAACAATTTCTCTAAATAAATTGCCTCCAAATACTCTTTTTTGCGAGAATTCCACAATATCCAAAAATCACTAGTTAAGTCATAAATACTGGCTAGTATTTTTATGCTTTCTTCTTGGCAAATAGTAATCAAAGGGAATTTTGAAATATCTCCGTCATCGATTAGCCCATCAGTAAAAAGTGTTGCTTGATAATATAAATATCCTGCTATATTGAGTAAGTCTAATTGATCTTGCTTTACAACAAATGCTTCTGCAAAAAGTTCTGGATATTTTTGATAGTAAACAGGATTGTTGTCTTTGAAAATAGTGTCTGTAATTATTTTTTTAAAATCATCAGCAATAGGTAAATCATTGATGTAATTGTTGAATTTTTGTTGCATTTTAAAAATTTCCTATAATATCAAATTCTTTTTTATACTCTTTTTTCTGAGAAACTGTATTCAAAAAATTTTTTAAGTCTTTAGTTAATGGTAATTGATTTTGACTTTTCCAGAATTCATCTGAATAGGGAAATTTTGCTTTAAATATTTCTTTATCAATCGAAAAATTGGGGTTTATTGTTTCGTTTGTAAAACTATTTACCGTAATATAATTAGCTTGAAAATCGTAATGGGTTGTTTTTTCTATTTTTTTATCACCTAATACTTCAAGTTGCATATCAAATACAGCGCTATTCAAATAATATTTACCAACAGTGGGATTTTTCATATAATTAACCATAAAAATATATTTCGTAGTTCTAAATTTATGCCCTTTTTTTTCTTGATAAGGAACAGCCTCTATATTATCATAAAAATCAAGATAAAACTTCACTATGGCAAAATCCGCTTTTTTTATAATAAAATAACCACTTACTCTTTGACCATTTGGTTGGATATCTTTTTGATTAAAATCTATTTCCCAATAATCTTTATCATTTGATTTTTTTTCAATATAGTTGTAATAATTTACTGATTTTAACAATATAGAATTCATCATATTATATAACGACTCAAAACTTGGAAATTCAAAATGTACAATATCACTCTTTTCATTTAAGCTTGTTTTTCTCATATTGAGAATTTCAATATTGTATTTATTATCTTTAATTTCAGGGGTTTCAAACATTGTCTCTCTACCAACCTTACCTGAAATATCTTGTAGTTTAATAATTTCATCATTTTTCATTAATAAACATCTCACAAAAAAATTCTCGGTGTAAGGAGATAAAATATAATTTTTAGAAACCGCAGCATGTGCTTTTTTTATGACTGATTCTCCATTACTAACAATAACTTCATCGAGATCTATTGCTTTACTTTCCATGAAAATGGTATCTTTACTTTTTATTTCACCGAAAGAAGTATCAATATCTTTATAACTTAGTTTAGAAAAATGAATATCATTTATTCCTGTAATAAAATCAAAATAACCATCTTCATTGGATATACTATTATCCTTATCATTAAAAATTATTACATTCTCTAATGGCATTTTGTTATATTTATCGAGAATTACAATATTCTTGAGGATATTTTGACCGTAACACAAAATATTAAAAAACAAAAAAAACAAAAAGACAAACCTTTTTTTCATAAAATTTTAATTAAAAAAAGAAGTGTGTGATTAAACACACTTCTTTATGAATAGAATAAATTATCTAAGTTAGTTTATTTAGTATAACCTGACGGACTAACTCCTATATAAATACTATCTATCCACGCAAATTCATACCTTTTTTCCAATTCTTCTACTTGGAAAACTTCTAACAACTGGCTTTCTTCTAATTCTTGAAATCCTTCAAAAACTTCATTTTGATTTTTCATTTTTTAAATTTTTAAAATTAATTAATTCATTTTGATTTTTCTAATAGCGCTGCAGCAACAATTTCAAAAAAACGAATGTAAGAATATTTCTTAGATTAAAGAAAAAAATGTAAGATTTAATTTTAAATAATAATATTTGTATATTGCCGAATATTTACAAAACGAACAAAAAATAGTATGTTTAATCATTTTTTAATGAAGAAATTTAAAATGACTCTACTACTTCAAAAATGCAATAAAATTATTAAATGACAAAAATCATCCAAACTTTTTGGATCTCTAAGGATCAAAAAAACAGTTTATTAAATAAAGGAGGATTTATATGTCCCGAGATTCATTTTATGAGTTGGACATTATCCTGCTTACAGCTTCATAAATTTTATAAAAATGTAGAACTCCATACCAATGAAGCAGGGAAAAAAATCCTTATTGACCTTTTAGGTTTACCCTACACCAAAGTACATCTTTCTTTAGAAAACGATTTTATGCACTCGCTCTTACCTAGTATGTGGGCGTACTCTAAAATACATACTTATAGTCTCCAAGAAAAACCTTTTTTGCATGTAGATGGAGACATTTTTATATGGAAAGCTTTTGATGAAAAACTAATGCAGTCTGACTTAATTGCCCAAAACGTAGAGAGCAATTTACCCGTTTATAAGTCCTGTATAACTGCTTTAGAGAAGCAAGCTTCATTTGTGCCAAGTTGGCTAAACATTTCTGACAGCGAGAATAAAGCCTATAATGCAGGAATTATTGGTGGTACAAACATTCCCTTTTTTAAAGAATATACGCGACTAGCAATCCAATTCTATGAAGAAAACAAAAACCAATTCGCTTTGCTTACCAAAGATAATAATCACATTCACATTATACCTGAACAGTATCTATATTATGCTTTGAGTACAACCTTAAACATTCATGTTGCCCTACAAAACCATAAGATTATAGACTTGGCAGAAAATACTTTTGCTGAATTTGTTCAAATAGAAAAAGTACCACACACTGAAAGTTATATTCATTTGCTGAGTGATTTTAAAAAAACAGCCACAAATGCAAATTTCGTAAGCTTTGTTCTAAAAAAAGAATATCCAGAATATTGGCAAAAAATAATTGACATTTATAAAGAAAAAAAACTTTTGAGCCCTTATATGAAGCGTCAATTAAAAATGCAAAATTCTGATCAAAAAACTATTCTGCAACAAGTTGAAGAAGCAAAAACAAAATATTTAAACACAAAATATTTATGTAAATGTTTTGAAGTTGATTTTGAAAATGAAAATCAGCTTAAATCAAATCCGATACTAAAAGACAGTTATATTACAGATAGTACAATAGCGCACTTTGACAACAGAAAATTTGCCAATCATTTTATAAAAAGCAATCCGTATCCTACTTATGACAAAATTTTTAACCTGCTAGATTTTAAAGATTATTATATATTTGCTAACCCTTATCATGAAATTTTTATTACCAAATATGAGTTCAATGAAAATTTAACAGGTAATTTCAAAGAAACGTTGAAAACCAAAAATCCATACAAAAACATAGTTCTCCTTTTTTTAGATTTGAATTATTTTTCGAGAAACGAAATTAAAGTAAATGATGCCTCGCTATATTTGTTTGAAAAAATTAAATCAAATCCGATTCAATTAAAAGACTTATTAGCTTCAGATATACCCTCCAATGACCTGTTGACACTGATTAAAAGCTGGTATTTTCATGGTCTAATCTATTTTTCGCAAGCAAAAAACGATTTTATACCACAAGAGCCTTCACAAATTTATACTTCACAAATTAACAATATAAAAACACAAGTTTATAGTTGCTTAGACTGGGTTATTAATCACTATCAAATAGAAAACAACAATAAAAATATTATTTCTCAATTTAACGATTCTGCAAAAAGCGCGTCGATTCTTGAAATCGTTACAGTACTAAAAACATTAAATTTTGAAGCAAAAGGTGTCCGTGGTACTATTGAAAACATTGAAAAAATCACAACGCCTGCAATTGCTTTAATAAAACTTCGATCTTACCTGAATCTTTATATTGTTATTACTGAGATTACCGAAACTGAAATTACGATTTTCAATACAGAAATTAAAGAAACAGAGATATATCAAAAAGAATATTTTTCAACAATTTGGGATGGAATTTTAATCTTACTGCATCCCAAAAACAAAGATTTAGAAAAAATTAGTCAAGAAAATCACTCGCCAATTCATAAAACATTTTAGGATTTTCAGCATGCAACCAATGTCCAACATTAGGAATAGTTTCAAATGTAGCCAACTTAAAATGTGCTTTTATCCCTTCAAAATCAGTATCAAGTATGTAATTAGAGTTTCCGCCCCGAATAAAAAGTGCTGGCTTTTCAAAAACCAAACCAGATGCTAAAGCTTTTCCAATTTCTTCGATTTTTTCATTGAAAACTTCCAAATTAAATCTAAAAGCTAATTGCCCGGGTTCTAGCCAATATAAACTTTTCATCAAAAACTGACGGGTGCCAAAATCTGAAATATAGTTCTTCATTATTTCTTCCACTTCATTCCGGCTTGGTTTTACTGAAAAATCTATCGCATTCAACCCTGCTAAAATATCCTGGTGATGAGGAGCATAAAATTTAGGTCCAATGTCAGCAATTATAAATTTATCAATTAGATTTGGATAAGTGGTAGCTAACAACATTGCTGTTTTCCCTCCCATTGAGTGACCAATCACATCAACGGATTCGAGTCTGTTTTCTAAACAATAATCATAAACATCTTGAACCATAACTTCATAACTAAATTCATTTGAATGAAAACTACGTCCATGATTACGCAAATCTAATAAATGAACCTGAAAACCATCGGCTGCAAATTGAGTTCCTAATGATTTCCAATTATCGGACATTCCTAAAAATCCATGAATGATGAGTAAAGGCTTTCCTGAGCCTTCTATTTTTGAGTAAAGCATTTTATTTTAGATTGAAGATTTCAGATCTTAGATTGCAGAATCAAATTGTACAATCCAGAATCATTAATCTATTAAAAAAATTATTTCAATTTTTGTAAATACATATTCACCACATTATCCAATCCAAGGTAAAGTGCTTCGGAAATGAGCGCATGACCAATAGAAACTTCTAATAAACCTGGAATATTTTGTTTAAAAAACTGAACATTATCCAAACTCAAATCGTGTCCTGCATTAATTCCTAATCCTAATTCATTAGCCAAAATTGCAGATTTTACATAAGGATCAATTCCATTTTCATTTCCTAAACCATATTGATGCGCAAAAGCTTCAGTGTATAATTCTATTCTATCGGTCCCTGTTTTTTTAGCCCCTTCAATCATTTCAGCAATTGGATCCACAAAAATAGAAGTTCGAATTCCGTTTCGTTGAAATTCTTGAATAACTTCTGACAGATAGGATTGATTTTTTATTGTATCCCAACCAGCAGAAGAAGTAATTGCACCAATCGCATCAGGCACCAAAGTCACTTGGTCTGGCTTGCATTCTAAAACTAAATCAATAAAATTATGCTGAGGATTTCCCTCGATATTATACTCAGTATAAATAATTGATTTTAAATCTCGTGCATCCTGATAACGTATATGACGTTCATCTGGACGAGGATGAATCGTTATTCCCTGACCTCCAAACTTCTGAATATCAGTAGCTACTTTTAACAAATCAGGCACATTTCCTCCACGAGCATTACGCAAAGTGGCAATTTTATTTATATTAACGCTAAGTTTAGTCATAGAAACAAGTATTAATTGAATATATTATTATTTTGAAATGACAAAAATACAAAGTAAAAGGTAGCATATTTTGTATATTTTTGATTATTTTGCGTCGTTTATTGACCGAAGATTTATGACTGATTTAAAAGATTACATTACGAATGACTACAAAGCGATTGACACCCAAGAAACTATTGGCGCTGTTCAAGAATTTTTTAATGATTTAACCTTTTCTCATTTTCCAATTATTGAGGAAGGTGTTTACATTGGAAGTATTGTAGCTGATGACATTGAAACTTTCGACAGTGACAAAAAAGTCACCGATTACAGATATACATTAGAACATTTTTTTGCCAGAACCAATATGATTTGGCTTGACGTTTTAGAAGTCTTTGCCAAAAATCATGCAAATTTGGTTCCCATTTTAGATGAAAACAACACCTATATAGGATACTATGAAATTGAAGATGTAATTAAGTTTTTTCACGAAACTCCTTTTTTAAAAGAACAAGGAGCTATCATTATAGTAAGTAAAAATGCCGTAGACTATTCAATGAGTCAAATTACACAAATTGTAGAAAGTAATAATGGCAAACTTTTAGGCCTATTTATTTCAAGTTCAAATGTAAATACTATTGAAGTTACGCTTAAAATTAACGTAGGCTCTTTGAATGAAATCATTCAAACTTTTAGAAGATACAATTACGACATCATTTCAGAACATAATGAAGATAATTATATTAATAATTTAAAAGAACGTTCGGATTATTTAGACAAATATTTGAATATGTAGTTATTGAATTGGAGACTCAAAACCCACAATAACAAACAACAAAATATCAAAAGAATGAAAGTAGCTATTTTTGGCCAATATTATTTGGTAAGCACAGAACCAATTATAAAAGACATTTTTGTGTTTTTCAACAATAATAATGTAGAAATGGCTATTGAATCCGATTTCTTAAACATGTTGTATGAAAAAAAAATCATTGAAAAAGAATACAAAACCTTTTCATCACATGATGTTTTAGATTCCAGTTTCGATATGTTAATTAGTATTGGTGGTGATGGAACTATGCTAAGAGCAGTAACTTTAGTTCGAAATTCTGGAATTCCAATATTAGGCATAAATGCTGGCAGATTAGGCTTTTTGGCAACTGTCCAAAAAGAAAACATAGCAGCGTTCATGCAAATTGTTATAGATAAAAAATATAAAATTTCAAAAAGGACCCTATTAAGTATAACATGCTCACCTGAAAATACGGCTATCGAAGGTCTGAATTTCGCACTGAATGAAATATCAGTAAGTCGAAAAGACACTACATCAATGATAACAATAGACACCTATTTGAATGATGAATTTTTGAATTCCTATTGGGCTGATGGCCTAATTATTGCAACACCTACAGGAACTACTGGCTATTCCTTAAGTTGTGGTGGTCCAATTCTAACTCCCGACGTCAAAAGTTTTGTCATTACACCAATTGCTCCACATAATTTAAACGCAAGACCATTAGTTGTTCCAGACACCACCGAAATTCGATTAAAAGTATCTGGAAGAGAAGAGCAATATTTAGTCTCTTTGGATTCTAGAATTACAAGTGTAAAAAATGACTCAATTTTAAGTATTAAGAAAACCAATTTTGAAATCAACATGGTTGAGATTCCTGAAGAAACATTCTTCAAAACCCTGAGAACAAAACTACTTTGGGGCGAAGACAGAAGGAATTAATTAAAAGGTAAATATACTAATTATTGTTTTTTTTTCGTTTATAACCTCAATGATTCCAGTATAAAAAGGGATCTTCTTTTAAAAAAAGACAGTATTCAATAGATGCGTGTCGAATCCTATTGATTATTATTATATTTGCAGGCAACTTAATAATTTTATGAGCAAAATTTTCATTTCATTTTTATGTTTTTTTACTTTTACTTCTATTCATGCTCAAATTCATGAAATAGGAGTTTTCCTTGGAGGAAGTAATTACATTGGAGACGTAGGTTCAACAACTTATATTGCTCCAAATGAACCTGCTTTTGGAATTTTATATAAATGGAATCGAAGCCCAAGGCATGCCTATAGATTTTCGTATACACAATCACAAATTTCAGGCAATGACAGCGACTCGAAAGAAACTAGTCGTCACAATAGAGGATATAGTTTTACTAATAATATAAAAGAACTATCAGCTGGATTAGAATTTAATTTTTTTGATTTTAATTTACACGAAGAAAGACCGAAATTCACACCATATGTACATTCAGGTGTTAGCTATTTCATCTATGACAACTTATATATTGAATCTGGAGAAACTAAAAAAAACAATACAAAAGGCTCGATTGCAATACCAATAACTTTGGGTGTAAAAACTAATTTTGCAAGAAATTTTGTTTTAGGACTAGAAGTAGGAGCTAGATATACATTTACAGACAACATAGACGGCAGTAATCCTAGTAATAGTAGCTTGCCAAAGTTTGGAAACTTAAATAATAATGATTGGTACGTATTCTCTGGTATAACTTTGACTTATACTTTTGGAGAAAAACCATGCTACTGCGCAGATTAAATAAGATGTTAAAAGACGAAATAAACACAAAAAATATCCCCAAACACGTAGCCATCATCATGGATGGAAATGGGCGTTGGGCAAAACAAAGAGGATTCCTTAGAACACTTGGACATCAAAACGGTTCAAAATCTCTAAAAACAACTATAAAAGAATGCAATTCTTTAGGAATTGAGTACTTAACCGTATATGCTTTCTCTACTGAAAACTGGAACAGACCTAAACTTGAAGTAGAAACTTTAATGAAAGTATTAATTAAAACATTAAATAAAGAGCTACCTACAATGCTGGAAGGTAATATCAAAATGAATGCAATTGGCAATTTAGAAAAGTTACCCAAAAAAGCCCAAGAACAATTATTTGATGTTATCGATAAGACTAAAGAAAATACTAAAATGACACTAACTCTAGCCTTAAGCTACGGATCTAGAGAAGAATTAGTAAATGTTGTAAAAAAAATAAGCGATAAAGTTAAAAATAATATAATTTCAATAGACAGTATTGACGATTCAATTATTAATGAGCATCTTTACACGCATAATATACCAGATGTTGATTTATTAATAAGAACCAGTGGTGAACATAGGATAAGTAATTTTCTGCTATGGCAAATAGCCTATTCAGAATTATACTTTACAGATGTGCTATGGCCAGACTTTAAAGAACAAGATTTACATGAGGCTATTATTAGTTATCAAAAAAGAGAACGTCGATTTGGAAAAACAAGTGAACAAATTAAATAATTTTTTAGTGTTACATAAAAGCATAAAACTAGTCCTTACCTTTATAATATTAGGATCTTTTACTCAAATTAAAGCACAAGATAGAGTCCCATTTGACCAAGGTAAAAAATACATATTAGGAGATGTAAAAGTAGTTGGAGATATTAGTTTCAACCCTCAAACTGTTGTTACATTTGCTGGCCTAGAAAAAGGACAGGAAATTACAATTCCTGGTGAACAAATTAGTAGTTCAATAAAAAAATTAGGCAAACTTGGGCTTTTTGATGAAATCTCTTTTTACATCAATAGAATAGAAAATGACAGCATTTTCCTTGACCTGAACATCAAAGAATTACCTAAAATAAATCAAGTAAAATTTGTTGGAGTATCTAAAAGTAAAACCGAAAGTTTTATTAAAGATAATGGACTAACTAATGGTAAAATTGTAACCGAAAATCTAATCACAACTACCAAAAATTACATTGAAAAAAAATACAAAAAGGATGGTTTTTTCAATACAAAAGTTCACATAACAACGACTAGAGATACCCTTGCAAGCAATCAAGTGAATATGCTTGTAAAAGTAGATGTCGGAGACAAAATAAAGATCTACAAAATTGATTTTGAAGGCAATAAAGAATTATCTGATAGTAAACTTTTAAGTTCAATGAAGAACACAAAAGTTAAAAACTCTATTAATTTTTTAAAGAGATCAAAATACATTGAGGATAAATATCAAGAAGACTTAGAGAAAATAGTTAACGACTATAAAAAAATTGGATACCGAGATGCACGTATTGTAAGTGATTCTGTTGCTTATAACGAAGCAAAAAACGCAATTTATATTAAAATAAAAGTTGAAGAAGGTCTTAAATATTATTTTGGAGACATTAAATTCATTGGTAATACTGTTTATTCTGACGAAGGCTTAAGAAGCATGCTGGGGATACGTACTGGGGATGTGTATAACGGAGTACTTTTACAAGAAAGAATTGCAGATAAGTCAAAACCAGATGGTGATGACATCACTAACTTATATCAAAATAATGGATACTTGTTCTCAAACATTAATGCCGTAGAGACCAAAACCATAGATAATAAAATTGATTTTGAAATTCGAATTACGGAAGGGCCAATTGCTTATTTTAACAAAATAACAGTAGTTGGAAATGACAAGACAAATGACGAAGTAATCTATAGAGAACTTAGAACAATGCCAGGTCAAAAATATAACAAAGCAGAATTAGTTAGAACCATCAGAGAGATTGGTCAATTAGGCTTTTTTGACCCTGAAAAAATTGAACCTAAATTCAAAAACGTAGACTCCTCAGCTGGAACTGTAGATATTGAATATAATGTTGTAGAAAAAGGTGCCAGTCAGATAGAACTTCAAGGTGGATACGGTGGAGGTGGTTTCGTTGGAACTTTAGGACTATCATTCAATAACTTTTCGGCAAGAAATATGTTTAAAAAAGATGCTTACCGACCACTTCCAATGGGAGATGGACAAAAAGTAGCATTGCGTTTACAAGCAAGTTCTTACTATAAAACATATAGTTTATCCTTTTCAGAACCTTGGTTTGGAGGGAAAAAACCTATTTCATTTAGTACTTCATTTGCTTTCAGCCAACAATATAGCTCAAACTATCAAACACAAAATGTTGATAAATCAAAGTATATAAATATACTTTCATTATCTGTAGGATTGGCAAAAAGATTAACTGTACCTGATGATTTCTTCACCCTTTCTCAATCACTTAGATTCCAGCAATATGATTTACATAATTACTATTATGGATTATTTACATTTGCCAACGGTAGTTCTAAAAACTTATCATACAATATAGGTTTAACACGTAACAGTAAAGGTCTAAATCCAATATTTCCAATGTATGGTGCTGAATTTGGAATAACTGGTGAATTCACTCTTCCGTATTCTCTTTTCAACGGAATAGATTACGCAACATTAGGAGAACAACAAAAATATAAATATATTTACTCTGGCGCTTCTTATGTC
The Flavobacterium sp. 5 DNA segment above includes these coding regions:
- a CDS encoding DUF6089 family protein; its protein translation is MSKIFISFLCFFTFTSIHAQIHEIGVFLGGSNYIGDVGSTTYIAPNEPAFGILYKWNRSPRHAYRFSYTQSQISGNDSDSKETSRHNRGYSFTNNIKELSAGLEFNFFDFNLHEERPKFTPYVHSGVSYFIYDNLYIESGETKKNNTKGSIAIPITLGVKTNFARNFVLGLEVGARYTFTDNIDGSNPSNSSLPKFGNLNNNDWYVFSGITLTYTFGEKPCYCAD
- a CDS encoding DUF6734 family protein, with the protein product MTKIIQTFWISKDQKNSLLNKGGFICPEIHFMSWTLSCLQLHKFYKNVELHTNEAGKKILIDLLGLPYTKVHLSLENDFMHSLLPSMWAYSKIHTYSLQEKPFLHVDGDIFIWKAFDEKLMQSDLIAQNVESNLPVYKSCITALEKQASFVPSWLNISDSENKAYNAGIIGGTNIPFFKEYTRLAIQFYEENKNQFALLTKDNNHIHIIPEQYLYYALSTTLNIHVALQNHKIIDLAENTFAEFVQIEKVPHTESYIHLLSDFKKTATNANFVSFVLKKEYPEYWQKIIDIYKEKKLLSPYMKRQLKMQNSDQKTILQQVEEAKTKYLNTKYLCKCFEVDFENENQLKSNPILKDSYITDSTIAHFDNRKFANHFIKSNPYPTYDKIFNLLDFKDYYIFANPYHEIFITKYEFNENLTGNFKETLKTKNPYKNIVLLFLDLNYFSRNEIKVNDASLYLFEKIKSNPIQLKDLLASDIPSNDLLTLIKSWYFHGLIYFSQAKNDFIPQEPSQIYTSQINNIKTQVYSCLDWVINHYQIENNNKNIISQFNDSAKSASILEIVTVLKTLNFEAKGVRGTIENIEKITTPAIALIKLRSYLNLYIVITEITETEITIFNTEIKETEIYQKEYFSTIWDGILILLHPKNKDLEKISQENHSPIHKTF
- a CDS encoding isoprenyl transferase, yielding MLKDEINTKNIPKHVAIIMDGNGRWAKQRGFLRTLGHQNGSKSLKTTIKECNSLGIEYLTVYAFSTENWNRPKLEVETLMKVLIKTLNKELPTMLEGNIKMNAIGNLEKLPKKAQEQLFDVIDKTKENTKMTLTLALSYGSREELVNVVKKISDKVKNNIISIDSIDDSIINEHLYTHNIPDVDLLIRTSGEHRISNFLLWQIAYSELYFTDVLWPDFKEQDLHEAIISYQKRERRFGKTSEQIK
- a CDS encoding alpha/beta fold hydrolase, whose protein sequence is MLYSKIEGSGKPLLIIHGFLGMSDNWKSLGTQFAADGFQVHLLDLRNHGRSFHSNEFSYEVMVQDVYDYCLENRLESVDVIGHSMGGKTAMLLATTYPNLIDKFIIADIGPKFYAPHHQDILAGLNAIDFSVKPSRNEVEEIMKNYISDFGTRQFLMKSLYWLEPGQLAFRFNLEVFNEKIEEIGKALASGLVFEKPALFIRGGNSNYILDTDFEGIKAHFKLATFETIPNVGHWLHAENPKMFYELASDFLD
- the bamA gene encoding outer membrane protein assembly factor BamA, which encodes MRLLLVIKKENVDLEKQVNKLNNFLVLHKSIKLVLTFIILGSFTQIKAQDRVPFDQGKKYILGDVKVVGDISFNPQTVVTFAGLEKGQEITIPGEQISSSIKKLGKLGLFDEISFYINRIENDSIFLDLNIKELPKINQVKFVGVSKSKTESFIKDNGLTNGKIVTENLITTTKNYIEKKYKKDGFFNTKVHITTTRDTLASNQVNMLVKVDVGDKIKIYKIDFEGNKELSDSKLLSSMKNTKVKNSINFLKRSKYIEDKYQEDLEKIVNDYKKIGYRDARIVSDSVAYNEAKNAIYIKIKVEEGLKYYFGDIKFIGNTVYSDEGLRSMLGIRTGDVYNGVLLQERIADKSKPDGDDITNLYQNNGYLFSNINAVETKTIDNKIDFEIRITEGPIAYFNKITVVGNDKTNDEVIYRELRTMPGQKYNKAELVRTIREIGQLGFFDPEKIEPKFKNVDSSAGTVDIEYNVVEKGASQIELQGGYGGGGFVGTLGLSFNNFSARNMFKKDAYRPLPMGDGQKVALRLQASSYYKTYSLSFSEPWFGGKKPISFSTSFAFSQQYSSNYQTQNVDKSKYINILSLSVGLAKRLTVPDDFFTLSQSLRFQQYDLHNYYYGLFTFANGSSKNLSYNIGLTRNSKGLNPIFPMYGAEFGITGEFTLPYSLFNGIDYATLGEQQKYKYIYSGASYVDNNDRVVNSGDYLDKLPSSGGTVPNKVDKYQDAVADPGKVDQEKYKWLEYYKVQFTGDWYTTLYKKLVLRSVAQFGFLGAYNQDRGVIPFERYYLGGDGMAGSSIDGRQNIGLRGYENGSLTPANSNGDSYGATIYNKFSLELRYPITLKASASIYALTFAEAGQAYATLSDYEPFNLNRSSGVGLRVFMPAFGLLGIDFGYGFDAVPGQIQPSGWQTHFIIGQQF
- a CDS encoding pyridoxine 5'-phosphate synthase yields the protein MTKLSVNINKIATLRNARGGNVPDLLKVATDIQKFGGQGITIHPRPDERHIRYQDARDLKSIIYTEYNIEGNPQHNFIDLVLECKPDQVTLVPDAIGAITSSAGWDTIKNQSYLSEVIQEFQRNGIRTSIFVDPIAEMIEGAKKTGTDRIELYTEAFAHQYGLGNENGIDPYVKSAILANELGLGINAGHDLSLDNVQFFKQNIPGLLEVSIGHALISEALYLGLDNVVNMYLQKLK
- a CDS encoding CBS domain-containing protein translates to MTDLKDYITNDYKAIDTQETIGAVQEFFNDLTFSHFPIIEEGVYIGSIVADDIETFDSDKKVTDYRYTLEHFFARTNMIWLDVLEVFAKNHANLVPILDENNTYIGYYEIEDVIKFFHETPFLKEQGAIIIVSKNAVDYSMSQITQIVESNNGKLLGLFISSSNVNTIEVTLKINVGSLNEIIQTFRRYNYDIISEHNEDNYINNLKERSDYLDKYLNM
- a CDS encoding NAD kinase; protein product: MKVAIFGQYYLVSTEPIIKDIFVFFNNNNVEMAIESDFLNMLYEKKIIEKEYKTFSSHDVLDSSFDMLISIGGDGTMLRAVTLVRNSGIPILGINAGRLGFLATVQKENIAAFMQIVIDKKYKISKRTLLSITCSPENTAIEGLNFALNEISVSRKDTTSMITIDTYLNDEFLNSYWADGLIIATPTGTTGYSLSCGGPILTPDVKSFVITPIAPHNLNARPLVVPDTTEIRLKVSGREEQYLVSLDSRITSVKNDSILSIKKTNFEINMVEIPEETFFKTLRTKLLWGEDRRN